The following are from one region of the Silene latifolia isolate original U9 population chromosome 9, ASM4854445v1, whole genome shotgun sequence genome:
- the LOC141601346 gene encoding uncharacterized protein LOC141601346, with product MAKKPRSKFFLNKQKIQSKGKLRLTFTNTADLHLDNSDNSDEMGKPTDLEIPAACSEGPVIPQSSDAKTTLSVSEIVGIPVLNPDIVVETVESEVSEAEDEPGAEEPGWTQVTGKRRPNTPFKQPIQITLDDVKPELEYWSTEVICYVLGGNPPWAQLSGFNKTIWGQYKYDKVSFLPNGAFLVHFPTMESRDLVLKQGFLMFGNKPLVVKPWTETASLAKKPVKAVPVWIHLCGLGLKFRGASSLEKIASLIGKFMRADASTMDKTKISYARLMVEIKIGQEFPDRIYFKDEKGADVSVGVEYEWKPVSCGACKGIGHTKEACIKKAAAPRIIQPPASVDLVPETPFGDPTHHDSSLIPIASPILHATRQELVTSSSTSPGKTYAEAVSPTKDKGKSIDQVSIDGGESSSSANGFLEFETKIKEHDFFTVLHKLGHYWEGVNNNSHYLGGRVWIIWLPQLFSIHLLASSDQHITVEVIEISSGDSFWYTVVYGFNSDGERQRLWSQINNLKDNCSKPWCICGDFNSLLNYNERLGSDVTWKEIRDFRQCMSYCEVNDIQAYGSFYTWKNKQDPTTGVFSRIDRFLVNIDWILLYPDSKAYFMNESNFDHCPCIVSRKPDIPARKLSFRYFNMWSLDPQFKEIIQHEWNRTVVGVKMYQMVTKLRNLKKPLKLLNKNKFSDVERTADMARLILDDLQTQLHQNPNDTQLSLAEREAADSYATLQKAKISYLKQKSKDPQDIEKAFLEYYEGLLGTSNHTTKVHKATVRSGKVVDESLSNILLQPVTHEEIKSGFFSIAASKSPGPDGFNSQFFKDSWEIVGPGICDAIKDFFSTGKLLKQLNTTNITLIPKVSNPTSVLEFRPIACCNIIYKCIPKLLCNKLGKVLPDLVSINQGGFIKGRNIVENVLICQDLVRLYNRKAASPRCLVNIHLRKAYDSVEWDFISHMLHHMKSPAQFIGWIMSYVTSPTYSLTLNGNSFGFFKGKCGLRQGDPLSPLLFTICMDYLSRILNVVGQQDDFRFHPMCGHLRLNHLLFADDLLLFSKGTDTSIMWLLRDYATFSAASGLSLNKEKTEIYFNGVQPQTMEAILPAYSDDCWMGKQVAYTVNEGYNWLRGPTPEVSWWRVCWNTMNVPKASFIYWAVVLGRLLTKDRLVLPDVCSCYNKSFNFTLILVDLSTGIEEEEGIAYWNVTKQDCTSKSPNLALLLTKEFNLCALGSGLETKLPLPETMKFGSNI from the exons AGCGTCGTCCTAACACTCCTTTTAAGCAACCTATTCAAATCACTCTTGATGATGTTAAACCAGAGCTTGAATATTGGTCAACTGAGGTCATCTGTTATGTGTTGGGGGGTAACCCTCCATGGGCACAGTTATCTGGGTTCAATAAGACTATTTGGGGGcaatataaatatgataaagtgTCCTTCTTACCTAATGGGGCGTTCCTGGTACACTTTCCGACCATGGAGTCTAGAGACCTGGTTTTAAAGCAGGGTTTTCTAATGTTTGGAAACAAGCCTCTTGTTGTCAAACCATGGACTGAAACGGCTTCTTTGGCTAAGAAACCTGTTAAGGCTGTACCGGTTTGGATTCATTTGTGTGGTCTAGGCCTTAAATTCCGGGGAGCCTCTAGTCTGGAGAAAATTGCTTCTCTTATTGGTAAGTTTATGAGAGCTGATGCTTCTACCATGGATAAGACCAAAATTAGCTATGCTCGTCTTATGGTGGAGATTAAAATAGGGCAAGAATTCCCGGATAGAATTTATTTTAAGGATGAAAAGGGGGCAGATGTCAGTGTTGGTGTGGAGTATGAGTGGAAACCAGTAAGCTGTGGAGCCTGTAAAGGTATTGGTCACACTAAAGAGGCTTGTATTAAGAAGGCTGCTGCACCACGCATAATTCAG CCTCCTGCATCAGTGGATCTAGTCCCTGAGACTCCTTTTGGTGATCCTACTCATCATGACTCGTCTCTGATACCTATTGCTAGCCCTATACTTCACGCCACTAGGCAGGAGCTTGTGACCAGCTCTTCCACCAGTCCTGGCAAAACTTATGCTGAGGCTGTGTCACCAACTAAAGATAAGGGGAAGAGTATTGATCAAGTATCAATTGATGGTGGAGAATCGTCTTCTAGTGCTAATGGATTTTTGGAAT ttgaaactaaaataaaagagcATGACTTCTTTACTGTTCTGCATAAATTAGGACATTACTGGGAGGGAGTTAATAATAATAGTCATTATCTTGGAGGAAGAGTGTGGATAATTTGGCTTCCACAGTTATTTTCTATCCATCTTCTTGCTAGTTCAGACCAACATATCACTGTTGAGGTTATTGAAATTAGCTCTGGTGATTCTTTTTGGTATACAGTGGTTTATGGCTTCAATTCTGATGGGGAGAGGCAGAGATTATGGAGTCAGATTAACAACCTTAAAGATAATTGTTCTAAACCTTGGTGCATTTGTGGTGACTTCAACTCTTTGCTTAACTATAATGAGAGACTTGGGAGTGATGTGACTTGGAAAGAAATCAGAGATTTTAGACAGTGTATGAGCTATTGTGAAGTTAATGATATCCAAGCTTATGGTTCTTTCTATACTTGGAAGAATAAGCAGGATCCTACCACAGGGGTTTTCTCTAGAATTGACAGATTCCTGGTTAATATTGACTGGATACTCCTTTATCCTGATAGCAAAGCTTATTTCATGAATGAGAGTAACTTTGATCACTGTCCTTGTATAGTCTCTAGGAAACCTGATATTCCTGCTAGGAAACTAAGCTTCAGATACTTCAACATGTGGAGTCTTGACCCTCAGTTTAAGGAAATTATTCAACATGAGTGGAATAGAACAGTGGTGGGGGTCAAAATGTATCAGATGGTTACTAAACTCAGAAATTTAAAGAAACCACTGAAGCTGCTCAATAAGAATAAATTCTCTGATGTGGAACGCACTGCTGATATGGCTAGACTCATTTTGGATGATTTACAAACCCAGCTTCATCAGAACCCTAATGACACTCAGCTCAGTCTTGCTGAAAGAGAGGCTGCTGATTCCTATGCCACCTTGCAAAAAGCAAAAATTAGCTATTTGAAACAAAAATCCAAG GATCCTCAAGATATTGAGAAAGCATTCTTGGAGTATTATGAAGGTCTTTTGGGAACTAGCAACCATACTACTAAAGTCCATAAGGCCACTGTTAGATCTGGTAAAGTAGTTGATGAGTCTTTGTCTAACATTCTCTTACAGCCTGTTACTCATGAGGAAATTAAGTCTGGCTTCTTCTCTATTGCTGCATCTAAAAGCCCTGGTCCAGATGGATTTAATAGTCAGTTCTTTAAGGACTCTTGGGAAATTGTGGGGCCTGGGATTTGTGATGCTATTAAGGACTTCTTTTCTACTGGTAAACTCTTAAAACAGCTCAATACTACCAATATTACTCTTATTCCAAAAGTCAGTAACCCTACAAGTGTTCTTGAGTTCAGACCTATAGCCTGTTGCAATATTATATACAAATGCATTCCTAAGCTCCTTTGCAACAAGTTGGGAAAGGTTTTGCCTGATCTTGTGAGTATTAACCAAGGGGGATTCATTAAAGGCAGAAATATTGTTGAGAATGTTCTTATTTGTCAGGATCTTGTGCGGTTATATAATAGAAAAGCAGCCTCCCCTAGATGTCTTGTTAATATTCACCTGAGGAAGGCTTATGATAGTGTTGAGTGGGACTTCATTTCTCATATGCTCCATCATATGAAGTCCCCTGCACAGTTCATTGGGTGGATTATGAGTTATGTCACCTCTCCTACCTATTCCTTAACTCTTAATGGGAATTCTTTTGGTTTTTTCAAAGGCAAATGTGGACTTAGACAAGGTGATCCTCTATCTCCACTCCTCTTTACTATATGTATGGATTACCTCTCCAGGATCCTCAATGTTGTAGGGCAACAAGATGACTTTAGATTCCACCCAATGTGTGGTCATTTGAGACTGAATCACCTTTTATTTGCTGACGACCTTCTTCTCTTTTCTAAAGGCACTGATACTTCTATTATGTGGTTGTTAAGGGATTATGCTACCTTCTCAGCAGCCTCTGGGTTAAGCCTCAACAAAGAGAAAACTGAAATTTACTTCAATGGTGTTCAACCTCAGACTATGGAGGCTATTTT GCCTGCTTACTCTGATGATTGCTGGATGGGGAAGCAGGTTGCCTATACTGTTAATGAGGGTTACAACTGGTTAAGGGGCCCTACTCCTGAAGTCAGTTGGTGGAGAGTTTGCTGGAACACTATGAATGTCCCTAAAGCTTCCTTTATTTATTGGGCTGTTGTTCTAGGCAGACTACTTACTAAAGACCGTCTTGTTC TACCAGATGTGTGCAGCTGCTATAATAAAAGCTTCAATTTTACTTTAATCCTCGTGGACTTGTCAACTGGAATAGAAGAGGAAGAAGGAATAGCCTATTG GAACGTAACAAAGCAAGATTGTACTTCAAAGTCACCAAACCTGGCATTATTGTTAACCAAGGAATTCAATCTGTGTGCACTCGGTTCAGGACTAGAAACAAAGCTGCCATTACCAGAGACGATGAAATTTGGCTCCAACATTTGA